In Candidatus Chlorohelix allophototropha, one DNA window encodes the following:
- a CDS encoding DsbA family protein: MSAFLDLNASGKLEIDLYFDFQCPFAYQTSLWLRDVVELMGDDLVDLRFYFFSLAQANRKDESWNIWDTTPEDPNASGLLAFLAGAAALKSGGQRALNAFYLELGKLHHQEKQPLDKATILKAAQTAEVNVNDAFNGSDPYLAAALKESHTGGVEKYGVFGSSTVVFEERYGVYVQIMPRPAYDKVLPLFQHIQMLAMVDRNVFEVKRVMTVAEKEEFRETIQNLYAN; the protein is encoded by the coding sequence ATGTCTGCTTTCCTCGATCTCAATGCAAGCGGTAAACTAGAAATTGACCTGTATTTTGACTTCCAATGCCCTTTTGCTTACCAAACCTCCCTGTGGTTGCGGGATGTGGTAGAGTTAATGGGCGACGATTTAGTTGACCTGCGCTTCTATTTCTTCTCTCTAGCACAGGCGAATCGCAAAGATGAATCTTGGAATATCTGGGATACTACCCCAGAAGACCCTAACGCAAGTGGTTTACTGGCATTTTTGGCGGGTGCAGCAGCCTTAAAATCCGGCGGGCAAAGAGCCTTGAATGCTTTTTACCTAGAGCTTGGAAAGCTACATCATCAGGAAAAACAACCGCTGGATAAAGCCACCATTTTGAAGGCAGCGCAAACTGCCGAAGTTAATGTTAATGATGCTTTTAACGGTAGCGACCCTTATCTTGCCGCTGCCCTCAAGGAATCCCATACAGGCGGGGTGGAAAAATACGGAGTGTTTGGCTCATCCACTGTGGTTTTTGAGGAAAGATACGGCGTATATGTCCAAATTATGCCTCGCCCTGCCTATGACAAAGTGTTGCCGCTATTCCAACACATCCAAATGTTGGCAATGGTTGATAGGAATGTATTCGAAGTCAAACGTGTGATGACCGTTGCTGAAAAAGAAGAGTTTAGAGAAACCATCCAGAATCTCTACGCTAATTAA
- a CDS encoding DsbA family oxidoreductase, translated as MSQPFDINQTGKLEVDFFFDVRCPFAFQGALWMQEVADVYGADMDLRWRFFSLEQINRKDESWNIWEQKPDEALSLWFFLAAAAVKNQLGNAMLGKFFLAAAALHHEQGKAINQSETILEAALKAGVDAAILQPVFDGIDTSGYDLLREDHTEAVIKYGAFGVPTIVFEEKYAMYVKILPKPSSDRALEVFQRILLTTMVDEGVYELKRPQSAAVIERMKSAFSNIRNSNPQ; from the coding sequence TTGAGCCAGCCATTTGATATAAATCAAACCGGAAAACTAGAAGTGGATTTTTTCTTCGATGTTAGATGTCCCTTTGCTTTCCAAGGCGCACTATGGATGCAAGAAGTTGCGGACGTATATGGCGCGGATATGGATTTAAGATGGCGTTTCTTCTCCCTCGAACAGATCAATCGCAAGGACGAAAGCTGGAATATCTGGGAACAAAAGCCGGATGAAGCTTTAAGCCTCTGGTTTTTCCTTGCTGCCGCAGCGGTTAAAAACCAATTGGGCAACGCAATGCTTGGGAAATTCTTCCTTGCCGCGGCTGCCTTGCACCACGAACAAGGCAAAGCCATAAACCAGTCTGAAACCATCCTAGAAGCCGCCCTGAAGGCGGGAGTAGATGCCGCTATCTTACAACCTGTATTTGACGGAATAGATACTTCAGGGTACGATTTATTGAGAGAAGACCATACCGAAGCAGTAATCAAATATGGCGCTTTCGGAGTGCCCACCATAGTTTTTGAGGAAAAATACGCAATGTATGTAAAAATATTGCCAAAGCCTTCCTCAGATCGGGCGCTTGAAGTCTTTCAGCGTATCTTGTTAACCACAATGGTCGATGAGGGAGTTTACGAGTTAAAACGTCCTCAATCTGCGGCTGTAATTGAAAGAATGAAATCGGCATTTTCTAATATTAGAAACAGCAATCCTCAATAA
- a CDS encoding response regulator has product MSSNENHLIDPRSYNDEDTRANILVVDDDKDIAGYLSAVLTLEGHQTNEAYTPQDAIKLLEEQPHPDLVLTDLVMPGIGGLGLITYIKQGSHLPYIPVILITAYHGTIDRAAALQCGADDFLTKPVNRAELQARVKSLLKVKKALDTLNRKLEENKALIEGADKRYLDLKKENAVLAQRVTLQHRQRELAARISSAIWHELEAPLTSAINLSQNGLRDGSLSLPRLQLLVDELKKALEVTTKLEHLATEARKGTGPLGRQ; this is encoded by the coding sequence ATGAGTTCAAACGAAAATCACTTAATTGATCCTAGAAGCTACAATGATGAAGATACCAGAGCTAATATCCTCGTGGTGGATGACGATAAGGATATTGCCGGTTATTTGTCGGCGGTCTTGACCCTTGAAGGACACCAAACTAACGAAGCCTACACCCCTCAAGATGCCATAAAGCTGCTCGAAGAACAGCCACATCCTGATCTAGTATTAACTGACTTGGTTATGCCCGGAATAGGTGGGTTGGGGTTGATAACCTATATCAAGCAAGGAAGTCACCTACCCTATATCCCGGTAATCCTCATTACCGCATATCACGGTACGATTGATCGCGCCGCTGCCCTACAATGTGGCGCGGACGACTTTCTCACCAAGCCGGTTAATCGGGCTGAGCTACAAGCCCGCGTCAAGAGCCTACTCAAAGTTAAAAAAGCGCTTGATACGCTCAATCGAAAGCTGGAAGAAAATAAAGCGCTTATCGAGGGGGCGGACAAACGCTATCTTGACCTAAAAAAAGAGAATGCAGTGTTGGCGCAACGGGTTACTCTGCAACACCGCCAACGCGAATTAGCAGCTCGAATCTCCTCAGCCATTTGGCACGAACTAGAAGCGCCCTTAACCAGCGCCATCAACCTATCTCAAAACGGGTTGCGCGATGGTAGCCTGTCTTTACCGCGCCTGCAATTGCTGGTAGATGAGTTGAAGAAAGCGCTAGAAGTCACTACGAAACTAGAGCATCTGGCTACCGAAGCGCGCAAAGGTACTGGTCCTCTGGGTCGTCAGTAA
- a CDS encoding cytochrome b N-terminal domain-containing protein produces the protein MANRVYEWVDERTGIKPAVDYVLYRRIPKSVNWWFTFGSASLTIFLIQVVSGIFLGMGYTPSTASVLRPDGVLSNEALESVRHITNTIPFGDWMRGFHRWGANMMVIVVMIHMVRVFFMGSYKYPRELTWFIGVGILLMVLGFSFTGYLLPWDNRAYWATQVGVKIGGAAPVLGPAVETILKGGPSLGAATLTRFYALHVLLLPVLTGLLIAVHMFLVIKIGISGQPPILNEKTSDSLFDTSSVKKKKAGRAFFPYIIFKDAVASVAIVGLIVLATIFWPLENSNPVDPNNSTSTLEGKSSTVYETSAGVRVEQDLAPDGTPYLDAKTNQPLYVDLKGNNVTLTASDIASLKQVQMAPQPEWYFLFLFQFLKIFPPELNLGLFTITGEAIGGIIVPTILLLLLLLAPVLDRGTKRSPLNRPIASLSMLVFLVACVVLTVLAINDLNAAVKPVAAATTTTTPAATTTAAGGATATTAAAVTTAAGGATATTAAGGTAATTGDATKGAALFRTVCQTCHSSMGKAPGPAGQPNLTNSANAGDPAYVRNNIRNGKNLMPAFDVSTISDAELENLVAYVASIRVK, from the coding sequence ATGGCAAACCGAGTCTATGAATGGGTAGACGAGCGTACCGGTATAAAGCCCGCCGTTGATTACGTGCTTTACCGACGCATCCCCAAGAGTGTAAATTGGTGGTTTACCTTTGGTAGCGCCAGCTTAACGATTTTCCTAATTCAGGTAGTTTCGGGTATTTTCCTCGGCATGGGCTACACTCCTTCCACCGCGTCGGTGCTGCGCCCGGACGGAGTTCTCAGCAACGAAGCGCTGGAAAGCGTGCGTCACATTACCAACACAATTCCTTTTGGGGATTGGATGCGCGGCTTCCACCGTTGGGGCGCGAACATGATGGTCATTGTCGTAATGATCCATATGGTACGTGTCTTCTTCATGGGTTCCTACAAATACCCACGCGAACTAACTTGGTTCATCGGCGTTGGTATCCTCTTAATGGTTCTAGGCTTTTCCTTCACCGGATACCTACTACCTTGGGATAACCGCGCGTATTGGGCTACTCAAGTGGGCGTTAAAATCGGTGGCGCTGCCCCGGTTCTAGGCCCAGCGGTGGAAACTATCCTTAAAGGTGGCCCATCTCTTGGTGCAGCAACCCTCACAAGGTTCTATGCCTTACACGTCTTGCTCCTACCGGTTCTGACAGGCTTGTTGATCGCCGTCCACATGTTCCTTGTAATTAAAATCGGCATCAGCGGTCAGCCTCCTATTCTGAACGAAAAAACAAGTGATAGCTTGTTTGATACTAGCAGTGTAAAGAAAAAGAAAGCCGGACGCGCCTTCTTCCCTTACATCATCTTCAAGGATGCGGTAGCTTCAGTAGCCATCGTAGGGTTGATTGTGCTTGCCACTATCTTTTGGCCCCTTGAGAACTCTAACCCGGTAGACCCTAACAACTCTACCAGCACCCTTGAAGGTAAATCCAGCACCGTTTATGAAACTAGCGCCGGTGTGAGAGTTGAGCAGGACTTAGCGCCCGATGGCACACCTTATCTGGATGCAAAAACCAATCAGCCTTTGTATGTTGACCTCAAAGGCAACAACGTAACGCTGACAGCCAGTGATATTGCCAGCCTCAAGCAAGTTCAAATGGCTCCTCAGCCGGAATGGTACTTCCTGTTCCTATTCCAGTTCTTGAAGATATTCCCGCCCGAATTAAATCTGGGATTGTTTACGATAACCGGAGAGGCGATAGGCGGTATAATCGTGCCGACAATATTGTTGCTACTGTTGTTGTTGGCTCCGGTGCTGGATCGCGGTACCAAACGCAGCCCACTAAATCGTCCTATCGCTTCATTGTCCATGTTGGTCTTCTTGGTTGCCTGTGTGGTTCTTACCGTGTTGGCAATCAATGACCTGAATGCGGCAGTTAAACCTGTTGCGGCAGCTACAACCACAACCACGCCAGCAGCTACAACCACTGCGGCAGGTGGCGCTACCGCTACAACGGCCGCGGCGGTTACAACTGCGGCAGGTGGCGCTACCGCTACAACTGCAGCAGGTGGTACAGCAGCCACAACCGGTGATGCAACAAAAGGCGCGGCACTGTTCCGCACCGTTTGCCAAACCTGCCATAGTAGCATGGGTAAAGCACCCGGTCCAGCCGGACAGCCCAACCTTACCAATAGCGCGAATGCCGGAGACCCAGCTTACGTGCGTAACAATATTCGCAATGGTAAAAATCTAATGCCTGCATTTGATGTAAGCACCATTAGCGACGCGGAACTGGAAAATCTGGTAGCTTACGTCGCGTCTATACGAGTGAAATAA
- a CDS encoding ubiquinol-cytochrome c reductase iron-sulfur subunit produces MALTQDKKIMDFDTAESDPTPSRRTFLRWGIYAVGAGVTAVIAVPAVGYFIAPATSSESADVFVSVGKVTDFANQLEIKEKLLRDIAYTDSFKPATITRKVFIRATKSNAANAEDFLVLSSMCTHAGCPVSYRAAQKDLFCSCHGSQYDQDGFRTAGPAPRPLDKYEVKIEAGEIKINVFKSVERKA; encoded by the coding sequence ATGGCTCTGACGCAAGACAAAAAAATAATGGATTTCGATACCGCGGAGAGCGACCCTACACCATCCCGTCGCACTTTCCTACGATGGGGTATCTACGCGGTAGGCGCGGGGGTAACTGCAGTAATTGCAGTTCCGGCAGTGGGTTACTTCATTGCTCCGGCTACTTCTTCAGAAAGTGCAGATGTGTTCGTGTCGGTGGGTAAGGTGACAGATTTTGCCAACCAACTGGAAATCAAAGAGAAATTGCTAAGGGATATAGCGTACACCGATTCATTCAAGCCCGCCACCATCACCCGAAAAGTATTTATTCGCGCTACAAAGAGCAATGCCGCCAACGCAGAAGATTTTTTGGTACTAAGCTCAATGTGTACGCACGCAGGTTGTCCCGTGAGTTATCGGGCTGCCCAGAAAGACCTGTTTTGCAGTTGTCACGGTAGCCAATATGACCAGGACGGCTTCCGAACCGCAGGACCTGCTCCCCGCCCGCTGGATAAGTACGAGGTAAAAATCGAAGCCGGAGAGATTAAAATCAACGTCTTCAAAAGTGTCGAGCGTAAAGCATAA
- a CDS encoding pyroglutamyl-peptidase I gives MAKASGRILLTGFEPFGGMDKNPSGLLAQALDGSEFSGFTITGAELPVDCAQMPVRLYSLLEKIQPKAVIGLGLAVGRTAISLERIGINLLDFKADNAGNGCYDRPIIENGQAAYFSTLPLRAIEKELHSVGIPCYLSESAGLYLCNQMLYTSLHYATTHRHITRAGFIHLPALPEMVTGTTGAHQPSMNFETQLAGISHALSCVAAFLEK, from the coding sequence ATGGCTAAGGCTTCAGGGCGAATACTACTAACCGGATTCGAGCCTTTCGGCGGAATGGATAAAAACCCTTCCGGCTTGTTAGCGCAAGCTTTGGACGGCAGCGAGTTTTCAGGCTTCACCATAACCGGGGCTGAATTACCGGTTGATTGCGCCCAAATGCCCGTTCGGCTATATAGTTTGCTCGAAAAGATACAACCGAAAGCCGTAATCGGGTTAGGCTTGGCGGTTGGTCGAACAGCCATTAGCCTTGAGAGAATAGGAATAAACCTGCTAGATTTTAAAGCAGATAACGCCGGAAACGGCTGCTACGACCGCCCTATTATTGAGAATGGGCAAGCAGCGTACTTTTCAACCTTACCTTTACGCGCCATCGAGAAAGAATTGCACAGTGTCGGTATCCCTTGTTACCTGTCCGAAAGCGCAGGTTTATACCTGTGCAACCAGATGCTATACACTAGCCTGCACTACGCCACTACGCACCGTCATATTACAAGGGCTGGATTTATACATCTCCCGGCGCTACCGGAAATGGTAACCGGAACAACTGGGGCACACCAACCAAGCATGAATTTTGAAACGCAACTTGCCGGAATAAGCCATGCTTTAAGCTGCGTTGCAGCCTTTCTCGAAAAATGA
- the upp gene encoding uracil phosphoribosyltransferase: protein MDGLFVSSHPLVQHKLTILRDVNTEPKRFREVIYEITMLLAYEASADLPTREVIVTTPLEDTPSRELATVIGLVPVLRSGLGMVGAMLALIPSAQVWHIGLYRDHDTLQPVQYYNKLPANSPTELCLVLDPMLATGGSAVATISILKEWGARKIKYMGLIGAPEGVQALHAAHPDVPIYLAALDDHLNELGYIVPGLGDAGDRQFGTV, encoded by the coding sequence ATGGATGGATTATTTGTATCGTCTCATCCCTTAGTCCAACACAAATTGACTATCCTTCGAGACGTTAACACCGAACCTAAACGCTTCCGGGAAGTGATTTACGAAATAACCATGCTGCTAGCCTACGAAGCTTCCGCTGATTTACCCACGCGGGAAGTTATAGTTACCACCCCCTTGGAAGACACCCCAAGTCGTGAACTGGCAACCGTAATCGGCTTGGTTCCGGTCTTGAGAAGCGGCTTAGGAATGGTTGGGGCAATGCTGGCGTTGATACCAAGCGCACAGGTTTGGCATATCGGCTTGTATCGCGACCACGATACGCTACAGCCCGTGCAATATTACAACAAGCTGCCCGCTAACAGTCCTACCGAATTGTGTTTGGTACTCGACCCCATGTTGGCTACCGGAGGTTCAGCGGTTGCAACCATCTCTATTCTAAAAGAATGGGGAGCGCGAAAAATTAAATATATGGGGCTGATAGGCGCACCCGAAGGCGTGCAGGCGCTACACGCTGCCCACCCCGATGTACCTATTTACCTTGCCGCATTAGACGACCATCTTAATGAGCTTGGCTACATAGTACCGGGTCTTGGCGATGCCGGAGATCGGCAATTCGGTACAGTCTAG
- the glyA gene encoding serine hydroxymethyltransferase — MESLERFDPEIFDAIKKEEARQKDKVELIASENYTSRAVLEAQGSVLTNKYAEGYPAKRYYGGCEYVDLAENLAIERAKKLFDAAWVNVQPHSGAQANMAVYFTLLKPGDTIMGMNLSQGGHLTHGSPVNFSGKLYNVIPYGVNKETEAIDYEELAKLAEEHKPRAIIAGASAYARTIDFKRFREIADSVGAYLIVDMAHIAGLVAVGLHPSPIPYSHVVTTTTHKTLRGPRGGMVLSSDPALGEQIDKTVFPGMQGGPLMHVIAAKAVAFKEALQPEFRVYGENVIKNAQKMAATLQDEGLRIVSGGTDNHLMMVDLRPVDVTGKKAQLALDEVNITVNKNTIPFDPKSPFVTSGIRVGTPATTTRGFGESETEEIGRIIAFTLKNLDSETAYEEARNRVAAVVKRFPVPGID, encoded by the coding sequence ATGGAATCGCTTGAGAGATTTGACCCTGAAATCTTTGATGCTATTAAGAAAGAAGAAGCTCGTCAGAAGGACAAAGTCGAGCTAATTGCCAGCGAGAATTACACCAGCCGTGCAGTTCTAGAAGCGCAAGGCTCGGTACTGACCAACAAGTACGCCGAGGGTTATCCTGCCAAGCGTTACTATGGCGGTTGCGAGTATGTGGACTTAGCCGAAAACCTTGCAATCGAACGCGCCAAAAAGCTTTTCGATGCCGCATGGGTTAATGTGCAGCCTCATAGCGGCGCACAGGCAAACATGGCGGTATATTTCACGCTCCTGAAACCGGGCGATACCATTATGGGTATGAACCTTTCACAAGGTGGACACCTCACACACGGTTCTCCGGTCAACTTTAGTGGCAAGCTTTACAATGTTATCCCCTACGGTGTTAATAAAGAAACCGAAGCAATTGATTACGAGGAATTGGCGAAACTGGCGGAAGAACACAAACCACGCGCGATTATTGCCGGAGCAAGCGCCTACGCCCGTACTATTGACTTCAAGCGTTTCCGCGAAATTGCCGATAGCGTGGGCGCATACCTAATCGTAGATATGGCGCATATCGCCGGTTTGGTAGCGGTTGGCTTGCATCCTAGCCCGATTCCTTACTCGCATGTGGTCACTACCACTACCCACAAAACCCTGCGAGGACCACGCGGGGGCATGGTACTTTCCTCTGACCCGGCGTTAGGAGAGCAAATAGATAAAACCGTATTTCCGGGTATGCAAGGTGGCCCTTTGATGCACGTTATCGCCGCCAAAGCGGTAGCCTTCAAAGAGGCGCTACAGCCTGAATTCCGCGTTTACGGCGAAAATGTTATCAAGAACGCCCAAAAGATGGCGGCGACACTTCAAGATGAAGGCTTGCGCATTGTTAGCGGCGGAACCGACAACCACTTGATGATGGTCGATCTGCGTCCGGTTGATGTAACGGGCAAGAAGGCGCAATTGGCGTTGGACGAAGTAAACATCACCGTTAACAAGAACACGATTCCTTTTGACCCCAAATCGCCTTTTGTAACCAGCGGTATCCGTGTCGGTACACCCGCCACCACCACTCGCGGGTTTGGAGAGAGCGAAACCGAGGAAATCGGGCGAATTATTGCCTTCACCCTCAAGAACCTCGACAGCGAAACCGCCTACGAAGAAGCCCGCAATCGGGTGGCAGCAGTAGTAAAAAGGTTCCCTGTGCCGGGTATCGACTAA
- a CDS encoding rod shape-determining protein: protein MWNLPNLLFGLFSRDLGIDLGTANTLVHVRGKGIVISEPSYVAIDKKTKEVKAVGADAKAMAGKTPASIIAIRPLRDGVIADFDVVEQMLHEFIRKVHTQTVVGPRPRVVVGIPSGVTEVEKRAAREASLNAGAREAYVVEEPMAAAIGAGLPVNEPIGSMIVDIGGGTTEVAVISLGGIVINHSLRTAGDEIDEAIIQYARREHNLVIGERTAESAKIACGSAYPLDLELRFTLRGRDVLTGLPKAVELSSVELREAIAGPVNSIVETVKLALEETPPELVADIMERGITLAGGGALLLGLDRRLQMETKMPVYVADDPLTCVVRGTGIMVESLEDEKYRRIIAASQEGRRLKYSR, encoded by the coding sequence ATGTGGAATTTACCGAACTTATTGTTCGGATTGTTTAGCCGGGATCTCGGTATAGATCTAGGTACTGCAAATACGTTAGTGCATGTGCGCGGCAAGGGTATCGTAATATCAGAACCCAGCTACGTAGCAATTGACAAAAAAACTAAAGAAGTAAAAGCGGTGGGCGCGGATGCTAAAGCAATGGCAGGTAAAACACCTGCCAGTATTATCGCAATTCGCCCTCTCCGCGATGGTGTTATCGCAGATTTCGATGTGGTCGAGCAAATGCTCCATGAATTTATTCGAAAGGTGCATACCCAAACAGTAGTAGGACCTCGCCCTCGTGTGGTAGTGGGTATTCCCAGTGGTGTAACTGAAGTAGAGAAACGCGCTGCGCGTGAAGCCTCCTTAAATGCAGGGGCGCGTGAAGCTTACGTGGTGGAAGAACCAATGGCAGCGGCTATCGGGGCAGGTTTGCCGGTAAATGAACCCATCGGTAGCATGATTGTGGACATCGGCGGTGGTACAACCGAAGTGGCGGTAATTTCGCTTGGCGGTATCGTCATCAACCACTCATTGCGTACTGCCGGAGACGAGATTGACGAAGCCATTATTCAGTATGCCCGCCGTGAGCATAACCTTGTAATCGGTGAGCGCACCGCAGAATCTGCCAAAATTGCCTGTGGTAGCGCCTATCCTTTGGATTTGGAGTTGCGTTTTACCTTACGCGGTCGCGATGTGCTTACCGGCTTACCAAAAGCAGTCGAGTTGAGCAGCGTGGAATTGCGTGAAGCAATTGCAGGACCTGTAAATAGCATCGTTGAAACCGTGAAGCTGGCGTTGGAAGAAACCCCTCCGGAACTTGTCGCGGATATTATGGAACGTGGCATTACGCTGGCAGGTGGTGGCGCTTTGTTGCTTGGTCTGGACAGGCGTTTACAAATGGAAACTAAAATGCCTGTTTACGTGGCAGATGACCCTTTAACCTGTGTAGTGCGCGGAACCGGTATTATGGTGGAAAGCCTTGAAGATGAAAAATACCGCCGTATTATCGCCGCCAGCCAGGAAGGTCGTCGCCTGAAGTACTCACGATAG
- the mreC gene encoding rod shape-determining protein MreC gives MLRKLRADVQVRFIFFGVLLVASSLLMVLDRVGFLRPVEQVITALTSPIEQGAYNLGHNLSDLSTFLKDLNALKEENSQLRQQLQTVQEDRAKAADLASQLLELEKELAFKSNPENKRFQTVSADVINRDLTGNNQAIQINKGSNDNITKGMPVVDVSGFLVGRVEKVETKRSTVLLITDTGMAANVYNKRFGQNGKQLTISKNADGTAVGQWQRGGRITIFRISKDADIKPGDYIFTDGKGATFPADILVGFVTDVITSDSAPDKEAVLAPSSDIERIQRVQVILGTNETN, from the coding sequence ATGCTTCGTAAGCTACGGGCTGATGTTCAGGTTCGGTTTATTTTCTTCGGCGTATTGTTGGTTGCCTCCAGCCTATTGATGGTACTCGACCGAGTCGGCTTTTTGCGTCCGGTCGAGCAAGTTATTACCGCCCTAACCTCTCCAATTGAACAGGGCGCATATAACCTTGGGCACAACCTCTCAGACCTTTCGACTTTCTTAAAAGACCTCAATGCTCTGAAAGAAGAAAATAGTCAATTGCGTCAGCAGTTACAGACAGTCCAAGAGGATCGCGCTAAGGCTGCTGATTTGGCAAGCCAGCTTTTGGAACTAGAAAAAGAACTTGCCTTCAAGAGCAATCCCGAAAACAAACGCTTCCAGACTGTCAGTGCCGATGTAATTAACCGCGACCTCACCGGCAATAATCAGGCGATTCAAATCAATAAAGGCTCAAACGACAATATTACTAAAGGTATGCCGGTAGTAGATGTCTCCGGGTTTTTGGTTGGGCGGGTGGAAAAGGTCGAAACGAAACGCTCTACGGTATTGCTCATTACCGATACCGGTATGGCTGCCAATGTTTATAACAAACGTTTCGGACAGAATGGCAAACAGCTTACTATTAGTAAGAATGCCGATGGTACTGCGGTAGGACAATGGCAGCGCGGTGGGCGTATCACGATTTTCAGAATCAGTAAGGATGCTGATATTAAACCGGGCGACTACATTTTTACCGATGGTAAGGGCGCGACCTTCCCTGCCGATATTTTGGTCGGTTTCGTAACCGATGTGATAACTTCCGATAGCGCCCCGGATAAAGAAGCGGTGCTTGCGCCTTCCTCGGATATTGAGCGTATTCAACGTGTGCAGGTTATACTCGGCACAAATGAGACTAATTAA
- the mreD gene encoding rod shape-determining protein MreD, giving the protein MIFVFVLVQAHFLPGLLPAQNDLLPDLSLLLAISWGLLLEWTWALPLAFFTGLALDISSASLLPIGMQALLFSIVILFVTLVSQDFIHSSALRAVTVSLFAALGYRIMLLLAGQLLGYNTFQVQNFTQVVLPVSFIDAAIMLGIFVIVRRLSKYGASRE; this is encoded by the coding sequence TTGATATTCGTTTTTGTGCTAGTTCAGGCACATTTTTTGCCCGGTTTGTTGCCGGCTCAAAATGACCTACTCCCCGACCTCTCGTTGTTGTTGGCGATTAGCTGGGGGTTGTTGCTGGAATGGACATGGGCGTTACCGTTAGCATTCTTTACCGGGCTGGCGCTTGATATAAGCTCGGCTTCGTTGCTGCCCATCGGAATGCAGGCGTTGTTATTCAGCATCGTAATATTATTTGTAACTCTGGTCAGCCAAGATTTTATTCATTCTAGCGCGTTAAGGGCTGTAACAGTTAGCCTATTTGCGGCTTTGGGCTATCGGATAATGCTATTGCTGGCAGGTCAGTTACTAGGTTATAATACTTTTCAGGTACAAAACTTTACACAGGTGGTTCTTCCGGTTTCGTTTATTGATGCGGCTATTATGTTGGGCATCTTTGTGATTGTGCGTCGCTTGAGCAAATATGGCGCATCGCGAGAATGA